In one Candidatus Nanopelagicus limnes genomic region, the following are encoded:
- a CDS encoding glycosyltransferase family 2 protein — protein sequence MAEKQSTGTQVQLKDQFVTAIVVTHDGVTWLSEVVASLSSQKHKVDQIIAVDNGSIDGSVKLLTNAGIEVIKKSRRNGFGAAVAAAVAKLAPADYESDQQEWLWILHDDCAPDRYALAKLLEAVVARPQVGIAGPKILGWYDRKHILEAGISITENGTRWTALEDREHDQGQHDEIKDVLAVSTAGMLIKRSLFEELGGFDPSLELFRDDIDLGWRAHIAGHSVVCVGEAILYHAEAASSERRSVDVRDAILHRPLLLDRRNAAFVLLANSSWWILPWVAIQLLFTSIGRSIIYLLAKLPGYAADEIAAVALLIFKPADLIKSRRYRKSSKVLTARVITPFIPSRGLQLRSIVERISSSLVNAFKPNRADSEITRAKNYSDIGVIDESFDEIEYAPSKSFSKIRSLVKQPLLLGILLTLFISLLYSRNRFGSLSGGALAVAPASAFELITSYVNSWHLVGLGSSAAAPAWIPIVGIASFVTAANPQSFIAAFFFLTPTLLFVLSYRTARRYSLTKYSSVFVAFIYALSPVTLTAINQGRIGTIVIAMLLPGLFTLLEKNRGLDNLSWRKIFSITLLAAVAGAFSLLFLLIWTLFHISIFVYTYFTISNWRTRNWQQILKNLDTDEFKRRSALILTPILINVPISINLLLNPISAIREPGLSIESDNPLSILLFNPGGPSSPALFILAPFILYLLIGLISKDQRVCATGALFAIVLAATLSSYYIDGNSSSAQRIYSGPLIVFAQLMTLLSIFAIAERILPQLKRSNFGFRHIASVLTSIVTIVSMLSISIWSATLGADSLVRSNQEQVIPAFITDLASTSERPKTLVIRKSPERLQYFVTRGSDLQIGQADVASQTPEQFHKAIVDLVNGVGGSSSQVLGHYGIQYVYMKNPADAGLVRIVDGIGGFTRSSATKDGVVWKVEKSHARVTYQNTQGKFFPISSTDKASTSYVSGPGIILLAEKYDKAWHLLLNGKVVPIEQHPFGIPMFRILEPGEFSLTHDGTNRRAWISIQLIALISAIVLALPAGRRKREVPLKELV from the coding sequence GTGGCTGAAAAGCAAAGCACCGGGACGCAAGTCCAACTTAAAGATCAATTTGTAACAGCAATAGTTGTTACTCATGATGGTGTCACCTGGTTAAGTGAGGTTGTTGCCTCCCTATCTTCTCAAAAACATAAAGTTGATCAAATAATTGCCGTCGATAATGGATCTATTGATGGCTCAGTTAAATTACTAACTAACGCTGGTATTGAGGTAATAAAAAAATCTAGGCGAAATGGTTTTGGCGCAGCAGTTGCAGCAGCGGTGGCAAAACTTGCCCCAGCTGATTATGAAAGTGATCAACAAGAGTGGTTATGGATTTTGCATGATGATTGCGCGCCAGATCGTTATGCCTTAGCTAAATTGTTAGAGGCAGTAGTTGCCCGGCCACAAGTTGGTATCGCAGGTCCAAAAATTCTTGGTTGGTATGACCGCAAGCATATTTTAGAAGCTGGCATCAGCATTACTGAAAATGGCACTCGCTGGACTGCGCTAGAAGATAGAGAACATGACCAAGGCCAGCATGATGAAATTAAAGATGTGTTGGCGGTAAGTACTGCTGGCATGTTGATTAAGCGGTCACTATTTGAAGAGTTAGGTGGATTTGATCCCAGCCTTGAATTATTTAGAGATGACATTGATCTAGGTTGGCGAGCACATATTGCTGGTCACTCAGTAGTTTGTGTTGGCGAAGCAATTCTCTATCATGCAGAGGCAGCATCATCTGAACGCAGATCTGTCGACGTTAGAGATGCAATCTTGCACAGACCTTTGCTACTAGATCGGCGAAATGCAGCTTTTGTTTTACTTGCAAACTCAAGTTGGTGGATTTTGCCCTGGGTTGCAATTCAACTTCTCTTCACTTCAATTGGTAGATCAATTATTTACTTACTGGCAAAGTTGCCAGGTTATGCAGCGGATGAGATTGCAGCAGTTGCACTATTAATTTTTAAGCCGGCAGATTTAATTAAATCTAGGCGTTATCGAAAATCTAGCAAAGTTTTAACAGCCAGAGTTATCACACCATTTATTCCAAGTCGTGGTCTTCAACTACGTTCAATCGTAGAAAGAATTTCATCTTCTTTAGTGAATGCTTTTAAGCCAAACCGAGCTGATAGTGAAATAACACGAGCTAAGAATTATTCAGATATTGGTGTAATAGATGAAAGCTTTGATGAGATCGAATACGCGCCTAGTAAGAGTTTTAGCAAAATACGTTCTTTGGTAAAACAACCGTTGCTTTTGGGAATATTGTTAACATTATTTATTTCACTCCTTTACTCCCGAAATCGCTTTGGATCATTATCGGGTGGAGCGTTAGCGGTAGCACCAGCAAGTGCTTTTGAATTAATAACATCTTATGTGAACTCATGGCATTTAGTTGGGCTAGGTAGTAGTGCTGCCGCGCCAGCCTGGATTCCTATTGTTGGCATTGCATCATTTGTAACAGCAGCAAATCCACAGAGTTTTATTGCAGCATTTTTCTTTTTAACTCCTACTTTGTTATTTGTACTTAGCTATCGAACAGCTAGGCGATACTCACTTACCAAGTACTCAAGTGTTTTTGTGGCCTTTATCTATGCCTTATCGCCGGTGACACTTACTGCAATAAATCAAGGCCGTATTGGCACGATTGTGATCGCAATGCTGCTACCAGGCTTATTCACATTGCTTGAGAAAAATCGAGGTTTGGATAATTTAAGTTGGCGAAAGATTTTTTCCATTACTTTACTTGCTGCAGTCGCGGGGGCATTTTCACTGCTATTTCTACTTATCTGGACTCTTTTCCACATATCAATATTTGTCTATACCTATTTCACCATATCAAATTGGCGCACTAGAAATTGGCAACAAATTCTAAAGAATCTTGATACAGATGAGTTCAAGAGACGTTCTGCCTTAATTTTGACTCCAATTTTGATTAATGTTCCAATTTCAATAAATTTATTGTTAAACCCAATATCAGCTATTCGTGAGCCAGGGCTTTCAATTGAGTCAGATAACCCGCTTTCGATTTTGCTCTTTAATCCAGGAGGACCAAGCTCGCCTGCTCTATTTATTTTGGCGCCATTCATTCTTTACTTATTAATTGGTTTAATTTCAAAAGATCAACGTGTATGTGCAACTGGTGCATTATTTGCAATCGTCTTAGCAGCAACTCTTAGCTCGTACTACATCGACGGAAACAGCAGCAGTGCGCAGCGGATATACAGTGGGCCGTTAATAGTTTTTGCTCAACTAATGACTTTGCTATCAATATTTGCTATCGCTGAGCGAATTCTGCCGCAACTTAAACGCAGCAACTTTGGCTTTCGACATATAGCTTCGGTTTTAACTTCGATAGTCACAATAGTTTCCATGCTTTCAATCTCAATTTGGAGTGCCACTTTGGGCGCTGATTCTTTGGTCCGATCAAATCAAGAGCAAGTCATACCTGCCTTTATTACTGATCTTGCCAGCACAAGTGAGCGTCCGAAAACTTTAGTGATTAGAAAGAGTCCAGAAAGGTTGCAGTACTTTGTAACAAGAGGAAGTGATCTGCAAATTGGTCAAGCCGATGTTGCAAGTCAAACACCTGAGCAATTTCACAAAGCGATTGTTGATTTAGTAAATGGAGTCGGTGGTAGTAGTAGCCAAGTTCTGGGACATTATGGAATCCAATATGTTTATATGAAAAATCCGGCTGATGCAGGATTGGTTCGAATAGTTGATGGCATTGGTGGATTCACTAGAAGCTCTGCAACTAAAGATGGCGTTGTTTGGAAGGTAGAGAAATCTCACGCTCGAGTTACTTATCAAAATACCCAAGGAAAGTTTTTTCCAATTAGCTCAACTGACAAAGCATCGACCTCTTATGTTTCTGGGCCGGGCATTATTTTGTTAGCTGAAAAATACGATAAAGCTTGGCATCTGCTACTAAATGGAAAAGTAGTTCCGATAGAACAACATCCATTTGGAATACCGATGTTCAGAATTTTAGAGCCTGGTGAATTTTCTTTAACTCATGATGGAACAAACCGTAGAGCTTGGATCTCAATTCAATTAATTGCCTTAATATCTGCGATTGTTTTGGCGCTACCAGCTGGCCGAAGAAAACGAGAAGTTCCGTTGAAGGAGCTGGTATGA
- a CDS encoding WhiB family transcriptional regulator — protein MSDQRAELAALVVSSEQLSWQERALCAQTDPEAFFPEKGGSTREAKRVCLSCEVRAECLEYALAHDERFGIWGGLSERERRRLKRRSA, from the coding sequence ATGTCAGATCAGCGTGCAGAGCTAGCAGCCCTTGTAGTTTCCTCAGAACAACTTTCTTGGCAGGAGCGCGCATTGTGCGCTCAGACCGATCCAGAAGCATTCTTTCCTGAGAAGGGTGGCTCAACCCGTGAGGCAAAGCGTGTCTGCCTTTCCTGTGAGGTTCGTGCTGAGTGTTTGGAGTACGCCCTAGCTCATGATGAGCGGTTTGGAATTTGGGGTGGATTATCTGAACGTGAGCGTCGTCGCTTAAAGCGCCGTAGCGCATAA
- the dapC gene encoding succinyldiaminopimelate transaminase: MEKITKRLQLFHHKKSRPHLKLPDFPWDLLAPYGEKAKKYSGGFIDLSQGTPVDPTPKFIQDSLTAASNSPSYPVVAGTKELQDAIRTWSIKHLGVTGEFDVLPSIGSKEFIALLPTFLQSKKVLYPKVAYPTYLVSAMMASAQGIPVEIDASTWPTADLAWLNSPSNPTGQVQSDEELKACITWVRKNNSIIASDECYLSFAENAKSILALANGDNTGLLAVLSLSKRSNLAGYRAGFVVGDSKLIDQIRQVRKHAGLMVPLPVQQAMITALSDEVHVKEQAARYRARRQTLKAALLSQGFKIEYSEAGLYIWCTRGEDGYKTVDYFAQLGILVTPGAFYGSDNFVRIALTATDENIDKAAARIKS; the protein is encoded by the coding sequence TTGGAAAAGATCACCAAACGGTTGCAGCTCTTCCACCACAAGAAAAGTAGGCCGCACCTGAAACTGCCAGATTTCCCCTGGGATCTTTTGGCGCCCTATGGTGAGAAAGCAAAAAAATACTCGGGCGGCTTCATTGATTTATCCCAAGGAACTCCAGTTGATCCAACACCAAAATTTATTCAAGATTCACTAACGGCTGCAAGCAACTCACCAAGTTATCCAGTTGTTGCTGGCACCAAAGAGTTACAGGATGCAATTCGAACCTGGTCGATTAAACATTTAGGTGTAACTGGTGAGTTTGATGTCTTACCCTCAATTGGCTCAAAGGAATTTATTGCATTACTTCCAACCTTCTTACAAAGTAAAAAAGTTTTGTATCCAAAGGTGGCATATCCAACCTATCTAGTCAGCGCAATGATGGCTTCAGCCCAAGGGATTCCAGTAGAGATTGATGCCAGCACTTGGCCCACGGCAGATTTAGCCTGGCTTAACTCACCTTCAAACCCAACAGGTCAGGTGCAAAGTGATGAAGAATTAAAAGCTTGTATTACTTGGGTGCGTAAAAATAATTCAATTATTGCAAGTGATGAGTGTTATTTAAGTTTTGCAGAGAATGCTAAATCGATTTTGGCCTTAGCTAATGGAGATAACACCGGCTTACTTGCCGTACTTTCACTTTCAAAACGATCTAACTTAGCCGGATATCGCGCAGGCTTTGTAGTGGGCGATAGCAAGTTAATTGATCAGATCAGGCAGGTTAGAAAGCATGCTGGTTTGATGGTGCCGCTGCCAGTACAGCAAGCGATGATCACAGCATTATCTGATGAGGTTCATGTAAAAGAGCAGGCAGCTCGCTACCGCGCTCGCCGCCAAACTTTAAAAGCAGCATTGCTTAGCCAAGGTTTTAAAATTGAATATAGCGAGGCTGGGTTATATATCTGGTGCACCAGAGGTGAGGATGGGTATAAAACCGTTGATTACTTTGCTCAGCTCGGAATTTTAGTAACCCCTGGTGCCTTTTATGGCAGTGATAATTTTGTGCGAATTGCACTAACTGCAACTGATGAAAATATTGATAAAGCAGCAGCGCGGATTAAATCATGA
- the fdxA gene encoding ferredoxin encodes MTYIIAQPCVDVKDKSCIEECPVDCIYEGDRMLYIQPDECVDCGACEPVCPVEAIYYEDDVPSQWKEYSEVNTKFFVEIGSPGGAAKLGPIGKDHQTVAALPPQEK; translated from the coding sequence GTGACCTACATAATTGCTCAACCATGTGTTGATGTTAAAGATAAATCTTGCATTGAAGAATGCCCTGTTGATTGCATCTATGAGGGTGATCGAATGCTTTATATCCAACCTGATGAGTGTGTTGATTGCGGAGCATGTGAACCAGTCTGCCCAGTAGAAGCTATTTACTATGAGGATGATGTTCCTTCGCAATGGAAGGAATACAGCGAGGTTAATACTAAATTTTTTGTTGAGATTGGATCCCCAGGCGGTGCTGCAAAGTTAGGTCCGATTGGAAAAGATCACCAAACGGTTGCAGCTCTTCCACCACAAGAAAAGTAG
- a CDS encoding DUF5719 family protein: MRQKSITFSSKNGFKLNIKVLAISLALLILAGFSYFAPERSEQVKLTSSYPATVCPAIGNKVSSIAALTKSKVNRRSIDGTSKRLNPGKSSVIALKDNAILVEGNPGTSLTFANNGWKAVVPCSISNGEQWFIGGSGALTSKSYLFIINSGFSESSVDIEIFTPNGQLEPKIVSIPQNSSKKISIDSLVPGEESIAIAVKTKSGRVSSYLFDERKKGLKSLGADFVSPVTIARKVATIPAITGLSGKLASNTNSVSHTLRLLVPATIDANVDVTINSNDGNFIPVGLSQLDVKSQKVLDIPLTFAKIDQPFSVIVNSDQPIFASVLSSFTYGKSPEIAWATGADELKKWSVNLTGSRPTLNFVGDRINVQISATGTNGKKIVKKLSASNFVTWRAPVGLNRLEVTASRDGISGGVIFLPEVGGIGSSYIPMNNGANLETAAEPISDARVISRG; the protein is encoded by the coding sequence ATGAGACAAAAATCTATAACTTTTTCTAGCAAAAATGGATTTAAATTGAACATAAAGGTTTTAGCGATCTCTCTGGCATTGTTGATTTTGGCTGGTTTTTCCTATTTTGCTCCAGAGCGCAGTGAACAGGTTAAATTGACTAGTTCTTATCCTGCCACTGTGTGTCCTGCCATTGGTAATAAAGTTTCATCAATTGCTGCACTAACAAAATCAAAAGTTAATAGGCGATCTATTGATGGCACCAGCAAGCGACTAAATCCTGGAAAAAGTTCAGTAATTGCATTGAAAGATAACGCAATATTAGTTGAGGGCAATCCTGGCACATCACTTACATTTGCAAATAATGGTTGGAAAGCAGTTGTTCCATGTTCAATAAGTAATGGGGAACAGTGGTTCATTGGTGGCTCAGGTGCGTTAACAAGTAAGTCTTATCTTTTTATCATTAATAGCGGCTTTAGTGAATCATCAGTTGATATTGAGATATTCACACCCAACGGTCAGCTAGAGCCAAAAATTGTTTCTATTCCACAAAACTCATCTAAGAAAATTTCAATTGACTCCTTAGTCCCTGGAGAGGAATCAATTGCTATTGCGGTAAAAACTAAATCAGGACGAGTCAGCTCCTATTTGTTTGACGAGCGGAAAAAAGGTCTTAAATCCCTTGGAGCAGATTTTGTGTCACCGGTTACGATCGCGCGCAAAGTTGCAACGATTCCGGCCATCACGGGCTTGTCAGGAAAACTAGCAAGTAATACTAATTCAGTCAGTCACACACTTAGGTTGTTAGTTCCAGCAACAATTGATGCCAATGTTGATGTGACTATCAATTCTAATGATGGCAATTTTATTCCGGTTGGACTTTCCCAACTTGATGTTAAGAGCCAGAAAGTTTTGGACATTCCATTAACCTTCGCCAAGATTGATCAACCATTTTCTGTAATTGTTAATTCAGATCAACCAATTTTTGCTTCAGTGCTAAGTAGTTTTACTTACGGTAAAAGTCCTGAAATAGCCTGGGCAACGGGAGCTGATGAACTTAAGAAGTGGAGTGTTAACTTAACTGGCTCAAGACCCACTCTTAATTTTGTTGGCGATCGGATAAATGTCCAAATCTCCGCAACTGGGACAAATGGAAAGAAAATTGTAAAAAAACTTTCTGCTTCAAACTTTGTTACTTGGCGAGCACCAGTTGGTTTAAATCGTCTAGAAGTTACTGCTAGCCGAGATGGAATAAGCGGGGGAGTAATCTTTTTGCCTGAGGTTGGAGGTATTGGTAGTAGCTATATACCTATGAATAATGGTGCTAACTTAGAAACTGCTGCTGAGCCAATCTCCGATGCCAGGGTAATTAGTAGAGGCTAA
- a CDS encoding DUF3499 domain-containing protein gives MRKSVSRRCSRASCTSAAIKTLTYIYSDSTAVLGPLSTYAEPHNYDLCAAHSERLTVPVGWNVIKEEIIDHNTGPSDEDLMAIANAVREVANTDIGNKSMQPELGRRGHLRVLPSN, from the coding sequence ATGCGAAAATCTGTAAGTCGCCGATGCTCTAGAGCAAGTTGCACAAGTGCTGCAATAAAAACTCTTACCTATATTTACTCTGATTCAACTGCGGTATTAGGACCACTTTCAACTTATGCAGAGCCACATAATTATGATCTTTGCGCAGCTCATAGCGAACGACTAACAGTGCCAGTTGGTTGGAATGTGATTAAGGAAGAGATAATTGATCACAACACTGGTCCATCAGATGAAGATTTAATGGCGATTGCTAACGCGGTGCGAGAAGTGGCAAATACAGATATCGGTAACAAAAGCATGCAGCCAGAGCTGGGCCGTAGAGGACATCTGCGAGTATTACCTTCAAATTAA
- a CDS encoding sugar phosphate nucleotidyltransferase has translation MSTSAILLVGGMGTRLLPLTLKTPKPMLQVAGVPFTEHQIRKAADAGIAEIVLATSYKSELFEPYFGNGERFGIKIKYAVEKSALGTGGGIRNAANLLADCDQVVIFNGDVLSGHNLAGQLEFHKKNQADITLYLTQVEDARAYGCVELLENKQVKSFLEKMENPISNLINAGCYIFNRQIIDQIPQDKVVSVERETFPNLLATNAKVFGYLDNSYWLDIGTPAALVKASADLITGVIHSSATPNHAGDNLISPSAKIGSGCVISNGSVIETEVVVESNCQISGSIIGSGAKIGSNCKIIDSIIAPGAQIQAGMVVLTNYLGF, from the coding sequence ATGAGTACTAGCGCAATTTTATTAGTAGGCGGAATGGGCACACGCCTGCTGCCACTTACTTTAAAAACTCCAAAACCGATGCTGCAAGTTGCAGGTGTGCCATTTACCGAACACCAAATTAGAAAAGCAGCAGATGCTGGAATCGCCGAGATTGTTTTAGCCACCTCCTATAAATCTGAGCTTTTTGAGCCTTACTTTGGCAATGGCGAAAGATTTGGAATCAAAATTAAGTATGCAGTTGAAAAGAGTGCACTTGGTACTGGCGGTGGCATAAGAAATGCAGCCAATTTATTAGCAGATTGTGATCAGGTTGTAATCTTCAATGGAGATGTATTAAGCGGGCATAATTTAGCTGGGCAATTAGAGTTTCATAAGAAAAACCAAGCAGATATCACTTTGTATTTAACTCAAGTTGAAGATGCCAGAGCTTATGGCTGTGTTGAGTTATTAGAGAATAAGCAGGTTAAATCTTTCCTTGAGAAGATGGAGAATCCCATCAGCAATCTAATAAATGCTGGCTGTTATATTTTTAATCGGCAGATAATTGATCAAATTCCACAAGATAAAGTAGTTAGTGTGGAGCGGGAAACATTCCCAAATCTTCTTGCTACTAATGCAAAAGTCTTTGGTTACCTAGATAACTCTTACTGGTTAGATATTGGCACTCCAGCTGCCCTAGTTAAGGCATCAGCTGATTTAATTACTGGAGTGATTCACTCATCTGCCACACCAAATCATGCAGGTGATAACTTAATTTCACCATCGGCGAAGATAGGTAGTGGTTGTGTGATAAGTAATGGATCAGTAATTGAAACTGAAGTTGTAGTTGAGAGTAATTGCCAAATTAGTGGTTCAATTATTGGTAGTGGGGCAAAAATAGGTAGTAATTGCAAAATAATTGACTCAATAATCGCGCCAGGGGCCCAAATTCAGGCTGGAATGGTGGTCTTGACCAATTATTTGGGCTTTTAA